One part of the Bos taurus isolate L1 Dominette 01449 registration number 42190680 breed Hereford unplaced genomic scaffold, ARS-UCD2.0 Leftover_ScbfJmS_1578, whole genome shotgun sequence genome encodes these proteins:
- the LOC132344749 gene encoding leukocyte immunoglobulin-like receptor subfamily B member 5, translating to MAPLAHSDVSGAPGLTWYLSVLIGVSVTFILLLLVLLFLFLQHRGQDRCRKSRAADPGPEDRDPQSSSSPATGAQDQAIYAAVSDTHSEVGLQLDHRAATSEAPQDVTYAQLNHSIVRRGMAAPPAPPSGEPPAEPSEYAALAVR from the exons ATGGCACCCCTGGCTCACTCAGACGTCTCTGGTGCCCCAGGCCTCACGTGGTACCTGAGTGTCCTCATCGGGGTCTCGGTGACCTTCATCCTGCTGCTCCTcgtcctcctctttctcttcctccaacACCGGGGTCAGGACAGATGCAGGAAGTCAC GGGCGGCAGACCCAGGGCCTGAGGACAGGGACCCGCAGAGCAG CTCCAGCCCAGCCACAGGCGCCCAGGACCAGGCCATCT ATGCTGCCGTGAGCGACACACACTCTGAGGTGGGGCTACAGCTGGACCATCGG GCTGCTACATCTGAAGCCCCCCAGGACGTGACCTACGCCCAGCTGAACCACTCGATCGTCAGAAGGGGGATGGCCGCACCCCCGGCTCCCCCGTCAGGGGAGCCCCCAGCAGAGCCCAGTGAGTACGCTGCTCTCGCCGTTCGCTAG
- the LOC783134 gene encoding LOW QUALITY PROTEIN: leukocyte immunoglobulin-like receptor subfamily A member 6 (The sequence of the model RefSeq protein was modified relative to this genomic sequence to represent the inferred CDS: inserted 4 bases in 3 codons; deleted 3 bases in 2 codons; substituted 1 base at 1 genomic stop codon): MAPRSPLLCLGLSVGLRTQVQAGTLPKPTIWAEPGSVXSLGDPVTIWCQGTLEAQVFHLDKEGTXQSWDRQKPPGPGQGQLAIPQMTEQHAGSYRCYYSTPTGWSEGSDRLELVVTGSYSKPSLSALPSPVVTLGGSVTLQCGSHQGFNRFLLTREGEDESSSDWMDSEPSNWQTQALFSVGPVTPGHRWMFRCYGFYRDTPRLWSAPSDPLELLPRAVWEGPPSXTSQGPVITSGQNLTLQCXSDVSYARFALSRRGDRTSPSALPGGPRRGFSGRLPPGPVSTSKGADTDATVEHGLSSEWSVPQTAQRQTSLSCGQAPGGPRGECDPAVSDQAGRYQAEFSLSPVTSAHGGTYRCYGSLSTDPYLLSQPSEPLALRGLRTVVEEGALREGPLREGPRARAPPLLPHWGPGGAATDADLKLWDCPGLYAQGRQPQPRAVWELEDLMTPQIINTDWQGLWAAG, from the exons ATGGCCCCACGCTCCCCCCTGCTCTGCCTTG GGCTGAGTGTGGGCCTGAGGACCCAGGTGCAGGCCG GGACCCTCCCCAAACCCACCATCTGGGCTGAGCCGGGCTCTG GTTCCCTCGGGGACCCCGTGACCATCTGGTGTCAGGGGACCCTGGAGGCCCAGGTATTCCATCTGGATAAAGAGGGCAC TCAGTCCTGGGACAGACAGAAACCCCCGGGCCCGGGACAAGGCCAGCTGGCCATCCCACAGATGACGGAGCAGCACGCAGGGAGCTATCGGTGCTACTACAGCACCCCCACTGGCTGGTCAGAGGGCAGTGACCGCCTGGAGCTGGTGGTGACAG GATCCTACAGCAAACCCAGCCTCTCAGCCCTGCCGAGCCCTGTGGTGACCTTGGGAGGGAGCGTGACCCTCCAGTGTGGCTCCCATCAGGGATTTAACAGATTCCTTCTGACAAGGGAAGGAGAAGATGAGTCCTCTTCGGAC TGGATGGACAGCGAGCCCTCCAACTGGCAGACCCAGGCCCTGTTCTCCGTGGGCCCTGTGACC CCCGGGCACAGGTGGATGTTCAGATGCTACGGCTTTTACAGGGACACCCCCAGGTTGTGGTCGGCCCCCAGCGACCCCCTGGAGCT TCTCCCcagggctgtctgggaaggccctccctcctgaacctcgcAGGGCCCTGTCATCACCTCTGGACAGAACCTGACCCTCCAGT GCTCTGATGTCAGCTACGCCAGATTTGCTCTGTCAAGGAGGGGGGACAGGACCTCCCCCAGCGCCCTGCCCGGAGGCCCCAGGAGGGGCTTCTCAGGCCGACTTCCCCCTGGGCCCGTGAGCACGTCCAAGGGGGCCGATACAGATGCTACGGTGGAACACGGCCTCTCCTCCGAGTGGTCGGTGCCGCA GACGGCTCAGAGACAGACCTCCCTCTCGTGCGGCCAGGCCCCCGGTGGCCCCCGGGGAGAATGTGACCCTGCTGTGTCA GACCAAGCCGGGCGGTACCAGGCCGAGTTCTCCTTGAGCCCTGTGACCTCAGCCCACGGGGGCACCTACAGGTGCTACGGCTCACTCAGCACAGACCCCTACCTGCTGTCACAGCCCAGTGAGCCCCTGGCGCTTCGTGGTCTCAG GACGGTGGTGGAGGAGGGGGCGCTGAGGGAGGGGCCCCTGAGGGAGGGGCCTCGAGCCCGCGCCCCGCCCCTTCTCCCGCACTGGGGTCCcggaggggcag CCACAGACGCAGATTTGAAGCTATGGGACTGTCCCGGGCTCTATGCTCAGGGGAGACAGCCCCAGCCCAGGGCGGTGTGGGAGCTGGAGGATCTAATGACCCCTCAGATCATCAACACAGACTGGCAGGGGCTCTGGGCTGCCGGGTGA